In Arachis stenosperma cultivar V10309 chromosome 1, arast.V10309.gnm1.PFL2, whole genome shotgun sequence, one DNA window encodes the following:
- the LOC130946360 gene encoding villin-2-like, which yields MLLKFLRIVGGAATKSRRHRYYISRLKVPFARSSLNHDDVFILDSQNKIYQFNGANSNIQERAKALEVIQYVKEKYHEGKCNVAIVDDGKLDTESDSGEFWVIFGGFTPIGKKVVSDDDIVPETTPAQLFSHRID from the exons ATGTTGCTGAAATTCCTCAg AATCGTTGGTGGAGCTGCTACAAAATCTCGCAGACATAGATATTACATTTCAAGGTTGAag GTCCCTTTTGCACGGTCTTCACTGAACCATGATGATGTATTCATCCTAGACTCACAGAATAAGATTTATCAATTCAATGGAGCTAATTCAAATATTCAGGAAAGAGCCAAGGCTTTGGAAGTTATCCAGTATGTGAAGGAAAAGTATCATGAAGGAAAGTGTAATGTTGCCATTGTTG ATGATGGAAAGTTGGACACTGAGTCAGACTCAGGTGAATTTTGGGTTATCTTTGGTGGTTTTACTCCAATTGGAAAGAAAGTAGTTAGTGATGATGATATCGTTCCTGAGACAACTCCTGCCCAACTCTTTAG TCACAGGATAGATTGA